One Physeter macrocephalus isolate SW-GA chromosome 19, ASM283717v5, whole genome shotgun sequence genomic window carries:
- the LOC102975743 gene encoding immunoglobulin kappa light chain-like, producing the protein MAWMALLLGLLTYSSGVDSQTVVQEPSVSVSSGGTITLTCGLSSGSVTTGYYPSWYQQIPVQAPQTVIYYTNSRPSGVPGRFSGSIIGNKAALTITGAQPEDEADYYCSLYVSSGNYYCTGVPRGKPSSIPLSLGCELSSSPELTCTLNSGYSVASYVITWYQQKPGRLPWYLLSYNSDSIKDQGSGVPSRFSGSKDASANTGLLLISALQPEDEADYYCATVHSNTGTYTVLQTHREVRLKAPLCPPPRQSLLLFLDHV; encoded by the exons ATGGCCTGGATGGCGCTTCTGCTCGGGCTCCTCACTTACAGCTCAG GGGTGGATTCTCAGACTGTGGTCCAGGAGCCATCAGTGTCAGTGTCTTCAGGAGGGACGATCACCCTCACCTGTGGCCTTAGCTCTGGGTCAGTCACTACCGGTTACTACCCCAGCTGGTACCAGCAGATCCCAGTCCAGGCTCCCCAAACTGTTATCTACTACACAAACAGCCGCCCCTCTGGGGTCCCTGGTCGCTTTTCTGGATCCATCATTGGGAACAAAGCTGCTCTCACCATCACGGGGGCCCAGCCTGAGGACGAGGCTGACTATTACTGTAGTCTCTACGTGAGTAGTGGTAATTACTATTGCACA GGGGTCCCAAGGGGGAAGCCGTCCTCCATCCCCTTGAGTCTGGGCTGTGAGCTGAGCTCCAGCCCAGAGCTCACCTGCACCCTGAACAGTGGGTACAGTGTTGCCAGCTATGTTATAACCTGGTACCAGCAGAAGccagggaggcttccctggtaCCTTCTGTCCTACAACTCAGACTCCATTAAGGACCAGGGCTCCGGGGTCCCCAGCCGCTTCTCTGGATCCAAAGATGCCTCGGCTAACACAGGGCTTCTGCTCATCTCTGCGCTGCAGCCCGAGGACGAGGCTGACTATTACTGTGCTACAGTTCACAGCAACACTGGTACTTACACGGTGCTCCAGACCCACAGGGAAGTGAGACTAAAAGCTCCCCTGTGCCCTCCCCCTAGACAGTCACtgctgctcttcctggaccacgTCTAA